In one window of Prevotella sp. E13-17 DNA:
- a CDS encoding glycosyltransferase family 4 protein: MPRVLIVATSRKTRGGITSVIKAHETGEQWKKYHCVWIQTHRDGPKWRKILYLFSAWIEFLCLLPFCDAVHFHAAAGGSARRKLPFAKLAKHCGKNVLVHFHPPAEKVLIEEPWRTPTYRLFDIADRLLVLSPRWKNLIRKEMPNLTCSIEVIYNPCPSIIRNHSDREEQYILFAGTITERKGYHWLLQAFAKICNDFPNWKLKYAGNGEIEVAKRMRVELKIPEQQIEFLGWISGVEKDRVFNNASIYCLPSWGEGFPMGVLDAIAYGVPVVTTPVGGVEDVLVDSVDCMISPVGDVEMLSQKLKLLMSNEVIRTNIVKNADIHLVKEFDIANINKQLGRIYSEVCQN; this comes from the coding sequence ATGCCACGAGTTTTAATAGTAGCCACCAGTCGTAAGACTCGAGGTGGTATAACATCAGTAATAAAGGCCCACGAAACAGGTGAGCAATGGAAGAAATATCATTGCGTGTGGATTCAGACGCATAGGGATGGGCCTAAATGGCGAAAAATATTATATCTGTTTTCTGCTTGGATAGAGTTCCTATGCTTACTTCCATTTTGTGATGCAGTTCATTTTCATGCTGCTGCAGGTGGATCTGCCAGACGAAAGTTACCATTTGCAAAACTCGCGAAACATTGTGGTAAGAATGTTCTTGTACATTTTCACCCTCCAGCAGAAAAGGTTTTGATAGAGGAGCCTTGGCGTACGCCTACATATCGCTTGTTTGATATTGCAGATAGACTATTAGTGCTTTCTCCACGATGGAAGAATTTAATACGGAAAGAAATGCCGAATCTGACGTGCTCAATAGAAGTGATTTATAATCCGTGCCCTTCCATTATTCGAAATCATTCTGACAGGGAAGAACAATATATTCTTTTTGCTGGAACGATAACGGAACGCAAAGGATACCATTGGCTATTGCAAGCTTTTGCAAAAATATGTAATGATTTCCCTAACTGGAAATTAAAATATGCTGGAAATGGTGAGATTGAAGTTGCAAAAAGAATGCGGGTAGAATTAAAAATTCCAGAACAGCAGATAGAATTCTTAGGATGGATAAGTGGTGTAGAAAAGGATAGAGTGTTTAATAATGCAAGTATATATTGTTTGCCGAGTTGGGGCGAGGGGTTTCCAATGGGTGTACTTGATGCTATTGCATATGGTGTCCCTGTTGTTACAACCCCTGTTGGAGGAGTTGAAGATGTTTTAGTTGATTCTGTGGATTGTATGATATCGCCAGTGGGTGATGTTGAGATGTTGTCCCAAAAACTTAAATTATTGATGAGTAATGAAGTTATTAGGACTAATATAGTAAAAAATGCAGATATTCACTTAGTAAAGGAATTCGATATTGCTAATATAAATAAACAGTTGGGACGTATATATTCAGAAGTATGCCAAAATTAG
- a CDS encoding acyltransferase family protein produces MKKQRIEYLDAMRGFTMLLVVVTHVSGFGLGLAGSDTVSLSTILAQFRMPLFFFLSGFLLYKTSTVWNLNTTIAFLKKKIPVQIVTPTIFMLASISIRNISAYNCVFDYQKSGYWFTFVLFIFFCIYIFSNVLLDMVRAKSYLRDVLLFFSAFVLYVLTTPITIPKWPVSEEVCGFLCIPEWGYYFFFIIGIIVRKHFSSFEKMLDNTPAIFVAIVLYFSFNIYSDFFRVYSSTLFNILTSISGLLLVFAFFRKNEVQFGRNGKLGRIMQYVGRRTLDIYLIHYFFIFSRLSNALPDFSCLDSPFLEFLVSVIIGAVIVACSLLVSSIIRMSPFINHWMFGAKRVFAE; encoded by the coding sequence ATGAAAAAACAAAGAATTGAATACCTTGATGCAATGCGTGGTTTCACCATGCTTCTAGTTGTTGTGACGCATGTGAGTGGGTTCGGACTTGGTTTAGCTGGTTCTGATACAGTATCCTTGAGCACAATTCTTGCCCAATTTCGGATGCCTTTGTTCTTCTTCCTAAGTGGTTTCCTGCTCTATAAGACTAGTACAGTATGGAATCTAAATACAACCATAGCATTTTTAAAGAAGAAGATTCCTGTACAGATTGTTACGCCAACAATTTTTATGTTAGCTTCAATAAGTATACGCAATATAAGTGCTTATAATTGTGTGTTTGATTACCAAAAGTCGGGATATTGGTTTACTTTTGTCTTGTTTATATTTTTTTGTATCTATATTTTTAGCAATGTGTTGCTTGATATGGTTCGTGCAAAATCATATTTAAGAGATGTATTACTATTTTTTTCTGCATTTGTTTTATATGTTTTGACTACCCCAATAACAATACCGAAGTGGCCTGTAAGTGAAGAGGTTTGTGGCTTCCTCTGTATTCCTGAGTGGGGATATTACTTTTTTTTTATTATAGGTATTATCGTTCGTAAACATTTCTCTTCTTTCGAAAAGATGTTAGATAATACACCTGCAATATTCGTGGCAATAGTGCTATATTTTAGTTTTAATATATACTCAGATTTTTTCCGAGTTTATAGTAGTACGTTATTCAATATATTAACATCAATATCTGGCTTACTGCTTGTATTTGCTTTTTTTAGAAAGAATGAAGTGCAATTTGGGAGAAATGGCAAATTGGGGCGTATAATGCAATATGTAGGAAGACGAACACTTGATATATATTTAATTCATTATTTTTTTATATTCAGCAGATTAAGTAATGCCCTTCCTGATTTTTCTTGCTTGGATTCTCCTTTTTTAGAATTCCTGGTTTCTGTAATAATAGGTGCAGTAATTGTCGCATGTAGCCTACTTGTTTCAAGTATCATACGAATGAGCCCATTCATTAATCACTGGATGTTTGGAGCTAAACGTGTTTTTGCAGAATAA